TCGCCTTCATATCAGCCAAAGAAATAACCCAGCAATCAAGCTGGGGAGTCGAATTCGCCTACTATTTGGACGACAACGATGGCAAGAATGCAAATAACGGATTTACATGGCCCCATTATTCTCCCATTGAGGTCCCATCATCCTCTTACCCTGACGATTTAGATGAAGGACGGCCCTTAGGCAGTGGCTGGGGTTCTGTGGAGCTTCAGGTTTATCTTGATCATACCATTACAGTTCCCTTCCTCCAGGGAAGCGGCCCTCTCACTAAAGGCAACAATGTACAATTCGGATTCAGGGGATACCTGGCCCCGGTTGTGGCCTATGCTCAGGCCAAGGCTGTGATCACTCCCATCGCCTTTTTAAATTTTGGAGCCGGTTATTCAATCGGTTCCGGTTGGGCCGGACTGGGGTTCAACGGCATCGGGCTGAATAATGACGGAACCGGGATTCCCGAAAGCGATCCCTTTCCCGGAGCCGTAATGGAAACCTGGATGAGCGGTACTTTTCAGTTTGATATGGCCGCAGTTGTTCCCGGAGAGTGGAATCATGTGGTTGTTGTGGCCAGCGGAAAACTGAAAAATATGTATTTCACGGCCGCGGGAGACAATGATGCCTGGCAGTGGAAGGCCGACGATGGAGAAAACTTCAACGGCAATATGTTCCTGGGAACCTATGTATTGGGCTATCAGATGCCCTTGCTGGTCGACATGGTTGGTTTTATGGTGGAAACAGAGCAGTATCTGGGCGATGTTAAAGACATGTCCACCATGGATGAAAAGGGTTGGGGTTCAGACTTTGTTGAAGTCAAGTTCGGTCCTCTTGTCAATGTGACATTTGATGATAAGAACAGCCTCACAACTCTGGTTCAGTTAAAAACTGACAGACTCTACAGCGATGACACCATTCATGACAACTACTATGAAACCCGGAGCTATGAATCTACTTTTGTGAAGATTCACCGTGTGGCCCTGGCCTATAAACACAAGTTTTAATGCATCCCTGCCGGCTTCTTTCAAGCCGGCAGTTCTTATTTTGGCAATCCATCATTATTATTTAACTCTTTGAGCAGGAGACAAATGGACAGTCCTAAAATTCATTTAAATGAATTGTATTTCCTCTTTTTTAAAATTGGTTCGGTCACCTTTGGAGGTGGATACACCATGCTTCCCATGCTGGATAGAGAACTGTCAGAAAAAAGAAGATGGGTCACAGAAGAAGAACTCCTGGATTATTATGCCATCGGCCAATCTACTCCCGGAATCATCGCTATCAATACGGCAACCTTTGTCGGATATAAAACGGCTGGGATTCCCGGTGCCATTGCCGCCACCCTGGGAATGGTAAGCCCCTCTTTGATCATCATCATTCTGATAGCCGCATTTTTGAGGAACTTCAACGAAGTTCCTCTGGTACAGAAAGCCCTGAAGGGTGTAAATATAGCAGTCGCGGTTCTGCTCATCTTTTCTGTGTGGAAATTTGCTCAAAAAACAGTGAAGGATATCCCGGGATTTCTCATCTGCCTCACGGCCTTTCTAGCCGTCGGGTTCGGAGGCATTTCTCCTATCCCCGTGGTGGCACTCTCGGCGTTCCTTGGAATAGTCATCCCTATTCTGAAACGGAGAAAGAAATGAGTTTCCTGACCCTTTATCTGATCTTCTTTAAAATTGGTCTATTCACCATCGGCGGCGGGTTGGCAGCCCTTCCCCTCCTGCAGAATGAAGCGATGAAGAGACAATGGTTCAGCCAGGCAGAATTTTTTCATATGGTCGCTGTTTCCGAATCAACTCCCGGTCCCATTGGTGTCAATATGGCCACCTATATAGGATGGGATTACGCCGGGATTGCTGGATCGCTGGTGGCTACCTTCGGTCTGGTCAGCCCCTCTTTGATTATTATTATCCTGATAGCCAGGTATTTTTTTCATTTTAATGAGAAACCTCTGGTGCAGTCGGCTCTATCCGGCCTCAGACCGGCGGTGACCGGTCTCATAGCCACGGCAGCCTTCAACGTTCTCACGGTCGCGGTGTTTCCCATTCAAACCTTCCGGGAGAATGGTTTGTGGGGAGAGTTATTCGACCCGGCGACACTGATCCTGTTTGTTTTGAT
This portion of the Oceanispirochaeta sp. genome encodes:
- a CDS encoding chromate transporter encodes the protein MDSPKIHLNELYFLFFKIGSVTFGGGYTMLPMLDRELSEKRRWVTEEELLDYYAIGQSTPGIIAINTATFVGYKTAGIPGAIAATLGMVSPSLIIIILIAAFLRNFNEVPLVQKALKGVNIAVAVLLIFSVWKFAQKTVKDIPGFLICLTAFLAVGFGGISPIPVVALSAFLGIVIPILKRRKK
- a CDS encoding chromate transporter; its protein translation is MSFLTLYLIFFKIGLFTIGGGLAALPLLQNEAMKRQWFSQAEFFHMVAVSESTPGPIGVNMATYIGWDYAGIAGSLVATFGLVSPSLIIIILIARYFFHFNEKPLVQSALSGLRPAVTGLIATAAFNVLTVAVFPIQTFRENGLWGELFDPATLILFVLIVAAYVKWKAHPVFYVAAAAAAGMIFL